In one Leptospira yasudae genomic region, the following are encoded:
- a CDS encoding flavin-containing monooxygenase, with protein MSSLPSVCVIGAGSSGIAVCKALKEKGIPFDCYEAGSEVGGNWRFNNDNKMSNIYKSLHINTHRDRMEYRDYPMPRTYPDYPGHQKILEYFIDYVNHFGFRKNIHFKTPVVHVERQEDGTWLVQTGDGKQKYYDALVVSNGHHWSQRWPNPPFPGKFTGKIIHSHSYVDPDNPIKLTGKRVVVLGMGNSAMDITVELCRPGVAAKVFLAARRGAYIIPNYLFGKPLDKSTELIPVHTPFWLKSFIMGLVLRFGVGNVQDFGLQKPDHKPGAAHPTISQDILVRLGRGDVTPKPNIESYNGNKVRFVDGSEEEVDAVIYCTGYDVKFPFFDENFLSAKDNHLPLFHRMIKPEYNNLFFVGLYQPLGAIMPLAEFQGKWISEYLTGNYELPSSEEMNRSIEKYESKMKKRYVASTRHTMQVDFEDFLYDMKSELKQGTKRASKNGNKLSVEAIAQHKSTFKNGVSSNGFKKKTRALAKV; from the coding sequence ATGTCTTCATTGCCGAGTGTTTGTGTGATCGGGGCGGGTTCAAGCGGCATCGCCGTTTGCAAGGCCCTCAAAGAGAAAGGGATTCCGTTCGATTGTTACGAAGCAGGAAGCGAAGTAGGAGGCAACTGGAGATTCAACAACGATAACAAGATGAGTAACATCTACAAGTCTCTGCACATCAATACGCATCGTGATCGTATGGAATACAGAGATTATCCGATGCCCCGCACGTATCCCGATTATCCTGGTCATCAAAAAATTCTGGAATACTTTATCGATTACGTGAATCATTTCGGATTTCGTAAGAACATTCACTTCAAAACGCCCGTTGTTCACGTCGAACGTCAAGAAGACGGAACTTGGTTGGTTCAAACCGGTGACGGTAAACAAAAATACTACGACGCGCTCGTAGTATCGAACGGCCATCACTGGTCGCAACGATGGCCCAATCCTCCATTCCCCGGCAAGTTTACCGGAAAGATCATTCATTCGCATTCTTACGTTGATCCCGATAATCCGATTAAATTAACCGGAAAACGAGTCGTCGTTCTCGGTATGGGAAATAGTGCGATGGATATCACTGTGGAGCTTTGTCGTCCCGGCGTCGCAGCGAAGGTTTTCTTAGCGGCGAGAAGAGGCGCTTATATTATTCCGAATTACCTTTTCGGAAAACCGCTCGACAAGTCCACCGAACTGATTCCGGTTCACACACCGTTCTGGTTGAAGAGTTTTATCATGGGTCTCGTATTACGTTTCGGAGTAGGAAACGTGCAGGACTTCGGTTTACAAAAACCGGATCACAAACCGGGAGCGGCCCATCCTACGATCTCACAGGATATTCTCGTTCGATTGGGAAGAGGAGACGTGACTCCGAAACCGAATATCGAATCGTATAACGGCAATAAGGTGCGATTCGTCGACGGAAGCGAAGAGGAAGTCGACGCAGTCATTTATTGCACAGGCTACGACGTGAAGTTTCCTTTCTTCGACGAAAATTTTCTTTCCGCAAAGGACAACCACCTTCCGCTCTTTCACAGAATGATAAAACCGGAATACAACAATCTTTTCTTTGTCGGTTTGTATCAACCTCTGGGGGCGATTATGCCTCTCGCGGAGTTCCAAGGAAAATGGATTTCCGAATATTTAACCGGAAACTACGAACTTCCTTCCTCGGAGGAAATGAATCGATCCATCGAAAAATACGAATCGAAAATGAAGAAACGTTATGTGGCATCAACAAGGCACACGATGCAGGTGGACTTTGAGGACTTCTTATACGATATGAAATCGGAATTGAAACAAGGAACCAAACGCGCTTCCAAAAACGGAAACAAACTTTCGGTAGAAGCGATCGCACAGCACAAATCCACATTCAAGAACGGAGTTTCGTCGAACGGATTCAAAAAGAAAACTCGTGCTCTCGCGAAAGTTTGA
- a CDS encoding alpha/beta hydrolase, producing the protein MLSRKFERFLLKWILRLPENFLRKISGGTTTKRGRILDAKIQIGLFLARIKPKIETLAPKEARIFFKNSMFLFDLEPDLGIQIENLLIPVEDGNIQARLYRSNSSIETTPAIVYFHGGGFVIGDLETHDPPLRYIAKSSGVTVIAVDYRLGPEHKFPTAVEDAFVAYQWILKNAKTLRILPKKIAVGGDSAGGNLAANVCILSKKKKIRSPFFQLLIYPYLDLFRMSKSRYEFGKGYALTNDLLDFFNAHYLHSPREGKEIAASPILHKKISDFPRTFVQLAGFDPLQDEAIEFIEALKKVKVPVEFQMYETLVHGYFNFAGLIPDAKKALDGAVLLIRKGFGIK; encoded by the coding sequence GTGCTCTCGCGAAAGTTTGAACGATTCCTTTTAAAGTGGATTCTCCGTTTACCGGAAAACTTTCTTCGGAAAATTTCCGGCGGAACGACTACCAAACGGGGAAGAATTCTCGACGCGAAAATTCAAATCGGACTTTTTCTCGCTCGTATTAAACCGAAGATCGAAACCCTTGCTCCGAAAGAAGCAAGGATCTTCTTTAAAAATTCCATGTTCCTCTTTGATCTGGAACCGGACCTCGGAATTCAAATTGAGAATCTCCTAATTCCGGTCGAGGACGGAAATATCCAAGCTCGATTGTATCGATCGAATTCATCCATCGAAACAACACCGGCGATCGTTTATTTTCACGGAGGCGGTTTTGTTATCGGCGACTTAGAAACGCACGATCCGCCGTTGCGTTATATCGCTAAGAGTTCCGGAGTTACCGTAATCGCGGTCGATTATCGTTTAGGACCGGAGCATAAATTCCCAACGGCGGTCGAAGATGCCTTTGTCGCTTATCAATGGATCCTGAAAAACGCAAAGACGTTGAGAATTCTCCCTAAAAAAATCGCGGTCGGCGGCGACAGTGCGGGAGGAAACTTAGCCGCAAACGTTTGCATTCTTTCTAAAAAGAAAAAAATACGATCCCCGTTCTTTCAACTTTTGATTTATCCGTATTTGGATCTTTTTCGAATGAGCAAAAGCAGATATGAATTCGGAAAAGGGTACGCGTTAACCAACGACCTATTGGACTTTTTCAACGCGCATTATCTTCATTCTCCTCGGGAGGGAAAAGAAATCGCAGCTTCTCCGATTCTTCATAAAAAGATTTCGGACTTTCCACGCACGTTCGTGCAGTTAGCGGGTTTCGATCCTCTGCAAGACGAAGCGATCGAGTTTATCGAAGCGTTAAAAAAGGTCAAAGTCCCGGTTGAATTTCAGATGTATGAAACATTGGTTCACGGATATTTCAACTTTGCCGGGTTAATCCCCGACGCAAAGAAAGCCCTCGACGGCGCTGTTTTGTTAATTCGAAAGGGATTCGGGATCAAATAA